The following DNA comes from Nitrogeniibacter aestuarii.
ACGATGTCGGCGCCGGGGATCCGGTGATGCTGATTCACGGCTCCGGTCCGGGCGTGTCGGCCTGGGCCAACTGGCGTCTGGTGATGCCGTCCCTGGCCGAGCAGGCGCGGGTGATTGCGCCGGACATGGCCGGATTCGGTTTTTCGGCACGGCCGGACAACTACAGCTACTCGATGGACAACTGGGTCGATCAGGCCGTGGGTCTGCTCGATGCGCTGGATATCCAGAAAACCGATCTGGTCGGCAACTCGTTCGGTGGTGCGCTGGCACTGGCGCTGACCATTCGCCATCCGGAGCGCGTGCGCCGCCTGGTGCTGATGGGCAGCGTGGGTGTGCCTTTCGAGATCACTGAGGGCCTCGACGCGGTGTGGGGCTATACCCCCAGCTTCGAGAACATGCGCCGGATCATGGACTACTTCGCCTGGGACCGCTCGCTGGTCAATG
Coding sequences within:
- a CDS encoding alpha/beta fold hydrolase, giving the protein MTNASPEIANTIAAAGIETNYHDVGAGDPVMLIHGSGPGVSAWANWRLVMPSLAEQARVIAPDMAGFGFSARPDNYSYSMDNWVDQAVGLLDALDIQKTDLVGNSFGGALALALTIRHPERVRRLVLMGSVGVPFEITEGLDAVWGYTPSFENMRRIMDYFAWDRSLVNDELAQLRYEASIRPGFQESFSAMFPAPRQRWVDAMASPEADIRAIEHETLIIHGRDDQVIPLQTSLALHQLISRSQLHVFGRCGHWTQIEHAARFARLVGDFLAEARN